From Callithrix jacchus isolate 240 chromosome 15, calJac240_pri, whole genome shotgun sequence, one genomic window encodes:
- the FANCD2OS gene encoding FANCD2 opposite strand protein isoform X2, which translates to MEQAIGLGGDGLSMAGYQLWSPWTPLDESFQWLRHTTPTPSSKHRFRASPCFPHTPSDLEVQLCFQEVTLVLDSLESGLSPRLPCHTSELRNRNNKGLVRKPQPIRLSGVDSVFGRVITAQPPKWTGTFRVSDKSAFCKIITREHQWPIGLKEPQIQMTVTMCKQMLRSILLLYATYKKCTFALQHSK; encoded by the coding sequence GACTGTCAATGGCAGGATACCAGCTTTGGTCACCATGGACCCCACTGGATGAAAGCTTCCAATGGCTGCGGCACACAACACCTACACCTTCCTCCAAGCACCGCTTTAGGGCCTCCCCCTGCTTCCCACACACACCGTCTGACCTAGAAGTGCAGCTGTGCTTTCAAGAGGTCACTCTAGTCCTAGACAGTCTGGAATCTGGATTGAGTCCCAGGTTACCCTGCCACACATCAGAGTTGCGAAACAGGAACAACAAAGGACTGGTCAGGAAGCCCCAGCCCATACGCCTCAGTGGAGTAGATTCTGTCTTTGGCAGGGTTATCACAGCTCAGCCACCAAAGTGGACTGGGACTTTCAGAGTTTCAGACAAGTCAGCTTTTTGCAAAATCATTACCAGGGAGCACCAGTGGCCCATTGGACTTAAGGAGCCTCAAATTCAGATGACAGTGACTATGTGCAAACAGATGCTGCGCTCTATCCTCTTGCTGTACGCAACTTACAAAAAGTGCACCTTTGCCTTGCAGCACTCCAAGTAA
- the FANCD2OS gene encoding FANCD2 opposite strand protein isoform X1 — translation MAGYQLWSPWTPLDESFQWLRHTTPTPSSKHRFRASPCFPHTPSDLEVQLCFQEVTLVLDSLESGLSPRLPCHTSELRNRNNKGLVRKPQPIRLSGVDSVFGRVITAQPPKWTGTFRVSDKSAFCKIITREHQWPIGLKEPQIQMTVTMCKQMLRSILLLYATYKKCTFALQHSK, via the coding sequence ATGGCAGGATACCAGCTTTGGTCACCATGGACCCCACTGGATGAAAGCTTCCAATGGCTGCGGCACACAACACCTACACCTTCCTCCAAGCACCGCTTTAGGGCCTCCCCCTGCTTCCCACACACACCGTCTGACCTAGAAGTGCAGCTGTGCTTTCAAGAGGTCACTCTAGTCCTAGACAGTCTGGAATCTGGATTGAGTCCCAGGTTACCCTGCCACACATCAGAGTTGCGAAACAGGAACAACAAAGGACTGGTCAGGAAGCCCCAGCCCATACGCCTCAGTGGAGTAGATTCTGTCTTTGGCAGGGTTATCACAGCTCAGCCACCAAAGTGGACTGGGACTTTCAGAGTTTCAGACAAGTCAGCTTTTTGCAAAATCATTACCAGGGAGCACCAGTGGCCCATTGGACTTAAGGAGCCTCAAATTCAGATGACAGTGACTATGTGCAAACAGATGCTGCGCTCTATCCTCTTGCTGTACGCAACTTACAAAAAGTGCACCTTTGCCTTGCAGCACTCCAAGTAA